Proteins encoded by one window of Streptococcus sanguinis:
- a CDS encoding ClC family H(+)/Cl(-) exchange transporter yields the protein MAKESISQEDDIKREFNFTTHSIISQVLRGVLVGIFAGLVVGIFRFLIEKIFHLVQDVYHRSQQSLLWLLALVFFYAFIVFLNARWVKSEKNIKGSGIPQVEAELKGLMSLSWWSVLWKKFVLGILAISSGLMLGREGPSIQLGAMSGKGVSKFLNLSAAEERALIASGAAAGLAAAFNAPIAGLLFVVEEVYRHFSRFFWVSTLAASLVANFVSLSMFGLTPVLDMPDNIPVMKLEQYWIYLVMGLLLGLSGYIYEKVILNIQQVYQFLGRLFRISEAYYPILAFVLILPIGYFLPHLLGGGNQLILSLTASHYTVGTLLLFFILRFVWSMLSYGSGLPGGIFLPILALGSLLGGAMGAVCLQLGLISQEQFPIFIILGMSGYFGAISKAPLTAMILVTEMVGDIRNLMPLGLVTLTSYIIMDLLKGAPVYEAMLEKMLPDSIEDQGDTTLIEIPVSEKIAGRQVHELNLPDGVLITMNVHKGKTQTVNGSTRLYLGDTIYLVLKKTEIGKIKEELL from the coding sequence ATGGCAAAAGAGTCTATCTCGCAAGAGGACGATATCAAGAGAGAATTTAATTTCACAACTCATTCGATTATTTCCCAGGTTTTGCGAGGTGTCTTAGTTGGGATTTTTGCTGGACTGGTAGTCGGGATTTTCCGCTTTCTGATTGAAAAAATCTTTCATTTAGTGCAGGATGTCTACCATAGGAGTCAGCAGTCTTTGCTTTGGTTACTGGCCTTGGTGTTCTTTTATGCTTTCATCGTCTTTCTCAACGCTCGCTGGGTAAAGTCAGAGAAAAACATTAAGGGGTCAGGGATTCCGCAGGTTGAAGCAGAGCTGAAAGGCCTGATGTCACTTTCTTGGTGGAGTGTTCTCTGGAAGAAGTTTGTATTGGGGATTTTAGCCATTTCTAGCGGTCTGATGTTGGGTCGAGAAGGACCAAGTATTCAGCTAGGCGCTATGAGCGGCAAAGGCGTCTCTAAATTTCTGAATTTGAGTGCTGCTGAGGAGAGAGCGCTCATTGCTAGCGGTGCAGCAGCAGGCTTAGCAGCAGCTTTTAATGCACCAATCGCAGGCCTGCTTTTCGTAGTAGAAGAGGTTTACCGTCATTTTTCACGCTTTTTCTGGGTTTCTACGCTGGCGGCCAGTCTAGTTGCTAACTTTGTCTCACTCTCCATGTTTGGCCTAACGCCAGTGCTGGACATGCCGGATAATATCCCGGTCATGAAGCTGGAGCAGTATTGGATTTACCTAGTCATGGGCTTGCTGCTAGGTTTGTCAGGTTATATTTATGAGAAAGTCATTTTGAATATTCAGCAGGTTTACCAGTTTTTGGGGCGCTTGTTTAGGATTTCAGAAGCTTATTATCCTATTCTGGCCTTTGTCTTGATTCTTCCGATTGGTTATTTCCTGCCTCACTTGCTGGGCGGGGGCAATCAGTTGATTTTATCATTGACCGCTAGTCATTATACTGTGGGAACCTTGCTCTTATTTTTTATTCTGCGTTTTGTCTGGAGTATGTTAAGTTATGGAAGCGGCTTGCCGGGTGGCATTTTTCTGCCTATTCTAGCTCTGGGTTCACTGCTTGGCGGAGCAATGGGGGCGGTCTGTCTGCAGCTAGGTTTGATTTCTCAGGAGCAATTTCCGATTTTCATTATTCTGGGTATGAGTGGCTACTTCGGTGCCATTTCTAAGGCTCCACTGACAGCCATGATTCTGGTCACAGAGATGGTCGGCGACATCCGTAATCTCATGCCTCTGGGATTGGTCACTCTGACATCTTACATTATCATGGATCTGCTAAAAGGAGCGCCAGTCTACGAAGCCATGCTGGAAAAAATGTTGCCAGACAGTATCGAGGACCAGGGAGATACGACTTTAATTGAAATCCCTGTTTCTGAAAAGATTGCTGGTCGGCAGGTGCATGAGCTAAACTTGCCTGATGGGGTCTTGATTACCATGAATGTCCACAAGGGCAAGACTCAAACGGTCAATGGTAGCACGCGCCTCTATCTAGGAGATACGATTTACTTGGTGCTGAAAAAGACGGAAATCGGAAAAATCAAAGAAGAGCTGCTTTAA
- a CDS encoding cache domain-containing sensor histidine kinase, translating to MKRYPLLIQLIVYIFLLVLLLLGVVGSLYYQTSSGTIRQLTERTTRNSMEQSGQFIASYLQKLKQTTSTLSKEETIRKFAQNQESSETAVQSLMKTIIETDPDLVSAVLVTKDGRVVSTDSQISMQTSSDMMNEKWYQEAVHTRAMPVLTPARKESLSSEKEKWVVSVTQEVVDEAGENLGVLRLDIGYNSLKAYLDQLQLGKKGFSFIVNSQHEFVYHPKKSVYSSSQEMKAMQPYISVKDGYADQKQAFVYQIDIADSDWTLIGIASLEQLQMLQSQMLYSFVGMGILALLMCLTGIWFVLRLWIKPLQNLQAVILKIGSGDSNLRAEAKGSPELVDLAQQFNKMLDQIEQLMEAVKTEEQNVRRYELRALSAQINPHFLYNTLDTIVWMAEFNDSKRVVEVTKSLAQYFRLALNQGHEQIALKDEIDHVRQYLFIQKQRYGDKLQYAIEEDQSIADYKLPKLVLQPLVENAIYHGIKEIDRQGMIRVTAAAEEKQLVLSIYDNGCGFELRDSTDKTLPRLGGVGLKNVDQRLRLQFGEDYHMEIQSEPDKFTQISLYLPLVTDD from the coding sequence ATGAAACGATATCCGCTTCTTATCCAGTTGATTGTCTATATTTTTCTGCTGGTTCTTTTACTCTTGGGGGTTGTTGGGAGTCTTTACTATCAAACTAGCTCGGGGACTATTCGACAGCTGACAGAGCGGACGACGCGTAATAGCATGGAGCAAAGTGGGCAGTTCATTGCTTCCTATTTGCAGAAATTAAAACAAACCACCTCTACACTAAGCAAGGAAGAAACGATTCGTAAATTTGCTCAGAATCAAGAAAGCAGCGAAACGGCAGTTCAGTCTTTGATGAAAACCATCATTGAGACAGATCCGGATTTGGTGTCGGCAGTATTGGTTACCAAGGACGGGCGCGTGGTCTCGACAGATTCTCAAATCAGTATGCAGACTTCCTCTGATATGATGAATGAAAAATGGTATCAGGAAGCTGTCCATACCAGAGCCATGCCTGTCTTGACTCCTGCTCGCAAGGAGTCTCTGTCATCTGAGAAGGAGAAGTGGGTTGTTTCTGTCACTCAGGAAGTGGTGGATGAAGCAGGGGAGAATCTCGGTGTTTTGCGTCTGGATATCGGCTATAACAGTCTCAAAGCCTATCTGGATCAGCTTCAGCTAGGGAAGAAAGGCTTTAGTTTTATTGTCAATAGCCAGCATGAATTTGTCTATCATCCAAAGAAGAGTGTTTATTCCTCCAGTCAGGAAATGAAAGCTATGCAGCCCTATATCTCGGTCAAGGACGGTTACGCAGATCAGAAACAGGCTTTTGTCTACCAGATTGATATTGCGGACAGCGACTGGACTTTAATTGGCATTGCTTCATTAGAGCAATTGCAGATGCTTCAGTCACAGATGCTTTATTCTTTTGTGGGAATGGGCATTTTAGCACTCCTGATGTGTTTGACTGGTATTTGGTTTGTCCTGCGTTTGTGGATTAAGCCTCTGCAGAATCTGCAGGCTGTCATTCTGAAGATTGGCTCGGGCGACTCAAACCTTCGGGCAGAAGCAAAGGGTTCTCCAGAGTTGGTTGACTTGGCTCAGCAATTCAATAAAATGTTGGATCAGATTGAACAGCTGATGGAAGCTGTCAAGACTGAAGAACAAAATGTCCGACGCTATGAGCTCCGAGCTCTCTCAGCTCAAATCAACCCCCACTTCCTTTATAATACCTTGGATACCATTGTATGGATGGCTGAGTTTAACGACAGCAAGCGTGTTGTTGAGGTAACAAAGTCACTTGCTCAGTATTTCCGTTTGGCTCTCAATCAAGGACACGAACAGATTGCTCTTAAAGATGAGATTGATCACGTTCGCCAGTATCTCTTTATCCAGAAGCAGCGCTATGGTGACAAGCTCCAGTATGCGATTGAAGAGGATCAATCTATAGCTGATTATAAACTGCCCAAGCTGGTACTTCAGCCTTTGGTTGAAAACGCCATCTACCATGGCATCAAGGAAATTGACCGACAGGGCATGATTCGCGTTACTGCGGCAGCAGAAGAGAAGCAGCTGGTACTGTCTATCTATGATAACGGCTGTGGCTTTGAACTCCGCGACTCTACGGACAAGACTCTCCCTCGCTTAGGTGGTGTTGGTCTGAAAAATGTCGATCAACGCTTAAGATTGCAGTTCGGAGAAGACTACCATATGGAAATCCAGTCCGAACCAGATAAATTTACCCAGATTAGTCTTTATTTGCCGCTAGTTACAGATGATTAG
- a CDS encoding FAD:protein FMN transferase, with protein sequence MDFASRSIHLMGSTICISLCHERAEILLDEAVQLLHVYKNRFSANDEDSELMTINHLAGIESVSVHPELFELIELGKYHSLVEGSHLNITIGPLVQTWRIGFSDARLPSTEEIQQALSLTDTNFLELNPEDCSVFLTKKDMKLDLGALAKGYIADKIKDYLLSQGVTSALINLGGNVLTIGQNAVSQHAWRIGIQNPKQPRGNHSAILAVTNQSVVTSGIYERTLTVEGQNYHHILDRKTGYPIENQLASLTIVSDKSVDGEIWTTRLFGESPTSILSQIEEQAGIEALIITQDSQLFCSSGLLEQIITAS encoded by the coding sequence GTGGACTTTGCTTCTCGCTCAATCCATTTGATGGGAAGTACGATTTGCATATCTCTCTGTCATGAGCGAGCGGAAATACTCTTAGATGAGGCGGTCCAACTGCTTCATGTCTATAAAAATCGCTTCAGTGCCAATGATGAAGACTCTGAACTTATGACTATCAACCATTTGGCAGGAATTGAAAGTGTCTCAGTTCATCCAGAGCTTTTTGAGCTGATTGAGCTGGGGAAATATCACAGCCTAGTAGAAGGCAGCCACTTAAATATCACTATTGGCCCTCTCGTTCAGACCTGGCGGATAGGATTTTCAGATGCTCGTCTTCCAAGCACAGAAGAGATTCAGCAAGCTCTGAGCTTAACTGACACAAACTTCCTTGAGCTGAATCCAGAAGATTGTAGTGTCTTTTTGACTAAGAAAGACATGAAGCTGGATTTAGGTGCCTTGGCTAAAGGTTATATCGCTGATAAGATTAAAGACTATTTGCTGAGTCAGGGAGTGACCTCTGCTCTTATCAATCTTGGTGGCAATGTCCTGACAATTGGGCAAAATGCAGTCAGCCAGCATGCCTGGCGAATTGGCATCCAAAATCCCAAGCAGCCTCGCGGAAATCATTCAGCTATACTAGCTGTCACCAATCAGTCAGTGGTCACATCAGGAATCTACGAGCGAACTCTTACAGTTGAAGGGCAGAACTACCATCACATTCTGGATCGCAAAACAGGCTATCCTATCGAAAATCAATTGGCTAGTCTGACCATTGTTTCAGACAAGTCGGTAGATGGCGAAATCTGGACAACCCGTCTATTTGGTGAAAGTCCGACATCAATTCTGTCTCAGATTGAAGAGCAAGCAGGGATTGAAGCCTTGATAATCACCCAAGACAGTCAGCTCTTCTGTAGCTCAGGTCTTTTAGAGCAGATAATTACTGCTTCTTAA
- a CDS encoding NAD(P)H-dependent oxidoreductase — translation MKFVGIVGSNYEQSYNRKLLEFIRRQFKIKFELEVLEIDEVPMFNQDEKWDESFQLRYLYNKITRADGVIIATPEHNHTISAPLKSVLEWLSYEVHPFENKPVMIVGASYYDQGTSRAQVHLRKILDAPGVNAYTLPGNEFLLGKAKEAFDNDGNITNEGTVNFLETCLDNFIKYVEVVSKLKKPKPIEPEDLDCGKPIATTITEVDPDDPEWVEKVAEITGAVSGDTYVKLDHGILTVNQIDMFLKAMPFELTYADDNNQFLYYNNAHQDPDTMFAKRVPPQSGSRMSTVHGSLPPARMKNVEWVIGTLRNGNQEYVRTIVPGSPAGVINTHNYQAMYYPDGSYAGINEIVFNFQPWLDWYLKETGQRLVGGSGPFAPAGGHGDADATSGASDAGGDGGHGDGGADATSGASA, via the coding sequence ATGAAATTTGTTGGAATTGTAGGATCAAACTACGAACAATCATATAACCGAAAATTATTGGAATTCATCCGCCGTCAGTTCAAAATTAAATTTGAATTGGAAGTCTTGGAAATCGATGAAGTCCCAATGTTTAACCAGGATGAAAAATGGGATGAAAGCTTCCAATTACGGTATTTGTATAACAAAATCACACGTGCAGACGGTGTCATTATCGCAACCCCTGAGCACAATCATACTATCAGCGCTCCTTTAAAGAGTGTCTTAGAATGGCTCTCTTACGAGGTTCATCCTTTCGAAAACAAACCTGTCATGATTGTCGGTGCTTCTTACTACGACCAAGGAACTTCTCGTGCTCAAGTTCACCTGCGTAAAATCCTAGACGCTCCTGGTGTCAATGCATACACTCTTCCAGGTAATGAGTTCTTGCTGGGCAAAGCTAAGGAAGCTTTTGACAATGATGGCAATATTACCAACGAAGGAACTGTGAATTTCCTTGAAACATGCTTAGATAACTTTATCAAATATGTAGAGGTCGTTTCAAAATTGAAAAAACCAAAACCAATTGAACCTGAAGACTTAGACTGCGGAAAACCAATCGCTACGACAATTACAGAAGTTGATCCAGATGATCCAGAATGGGTGGAAAAAGTCGCTGAAATCACCGGCGCTGTTTCAGGCGATACTTATGTCAAACTCGACCATGGTATCTTGACCGTTAACCAGATTGATATGTTCTTGAAGGCTATGCCGTTTGAATTGACGTACGCTGACGATAACAATCAATTCCTCTACTACAACAACGCCCACCAAGACCCAGACACCATGTTTGCCAAACGTGTGCCACCTCAGTCAGGTAGCCGCATGTCAACCGTTCATGGTTCTCTTCCACCAGCTCGGATGAAAAATGTAGAGTGGGTTATCGGAACACTTCGCAACGGAAACCAAGAATACGTACGTACAATCGTCCCAGGTTCACCTGCAGGCGTTATCAATACCCACAACTACCAAGCTATGTACTATCCTGACGGATCATACGCAGGTATCAATGAAATCGTCTTTAATTTCCAACCATGGCTTGACTGGTACTTAAAAGAAACTGGTCAACGTTTGGTTGGAGGCAGCGGACCATTTGCTCCTGCCGGAGGTCATGGAGACGCAGACGCTACTTCTGGTGCTTCTGATGCTGGAGGCGATGGAGGTCATGGAGACGGAGGAGCTGATGCAACATCAGGTGCTAGCGCTTAA
- the sdbB gene encoding thiol-disulfide oxidoreductase-associated lipoprotein SdbB has product MKKFVTLLATVSAVAFLAACSEQEDKPMTMPTTSSSSSEVAQTSTVAQAAVGQEAPDFTLQSMDGKTVKLSDYKGKKVYLKFWASWCGPCKKSMPELVELAGKTDRDFEILTVVAPGLQGEKSVEEFPKWFQEQGYKDVPVLFDTSGEIFQAYQIRSIPTEFLIDSQGKIGKIQFGAISNADAEAAFKEMK; this is encoded by the coding sequence ATGAAAAAATTCGTTACATTATTAGCAACTGTGTCAGCTGTAGCCTTTTTGGCAGCCTGCTCAGAACAGGAGGATAAGCCTATGACTATGCCTACAACCAGTAGTTCATCTAGCGAAGTTGCTCAGACAAGTACAGTCGCCCAAGCAGCTGTCGGTCAAGAGGCACCTGACTTTACTTTGCAGTCTATGGATGGAAAAACAGTCAAACTTTCTGACTACAAAGGCAAGAAAGTTTATCTAAAATTCTGGGCTTCTTGGTGTGGACCTTGTAAGAAGAGTATGCCGGAATTGGTCGAATTGGCTGGTAAAACAGATCGTGATTTTGAAATCTTGACAGTTGTAGCACCAGGTCTCCAAGGAGAGAAATCTGTCGAGGAATTTCCAAAATGGTTTCAAGAACAAGGTTATAAAGATGTACCAGTTCTGTTTGATACTTCAGGAGAAATTTTCCAAGCCTATCAGATCCGCAGTATCCCGACTGAATTCCTCATTGACAGTCAAGGGAAAATCGGTAAAATCCAGTTTGGAGCTATCAGTAATGCTGATGCAGAAGCAGCTTTCAAAGAAATGAAATAA
- the ccdA2 gene encoding thiol-disulfide oxidoreductase-associated membrane protein CcdA2 codes for MESPLFFVSVFLAGILSFFSPCIFPLLPVYIGILLDDKEVKTLKVFGRELAWQGMVRTLFFIAGISTVFFLLGFGAGFLGTIIYSPTFRYVMGGLIILLGLHQMELINIRQLQIQKSLTFKKNGQKHHFWSAFLLGITFSFGWTPCIGPILSSVLALAASGGNGAFQGAILTLIYTLGMALPFLILALASSFVMQYFNKIKPYMGLMKKIGGALIILMGILLMLGQLNALSGLFG; via the coding sequence ATGGAATCACCTTTATTTTTTGTTTCAGTTTTTTTAGCGGGTATTTTGTCCTTCTTTTCCCCTTGTATTTTTCCCTTATTGCCGGTTTATATTGGCATTTTATTGGATGACAAGGAGGTCAAGACCCTAAAAGTATTTGGCCGGGAGCTTGCTTGGCAAGGCATGGTCAGAACGCTCTTTTTCATTGCAGGCATCTCGACAGTCTTCTTTTTGCTTGGCTTTGGAGCTGGATTTTTAGGAACTATTATTTACAGTCCGACCTTTCGTTATGTGATGGGCGGCCTCATCATTCTGCTAGGTCTGCATCAGATGGAGCTTATTAATATTCGTCAGTTACAGATTCAAAAGAGCTTGACTTTTAAAAAGAACGGCCAGAAACATCATTTTTGGTCTGCTTTCTTACTGGGGATTACCTTTAGCTTTGGTTGGACTCCCTGCATTGGTCCGATTCTCAGCTCAGTCTTAGCCTTAGCAGCTTCAGGTGGGAATGGTGCTTTTCAGGGAGCAATTTTGACCTTGATTTACACTTTGGGAATGGCCCTGCCTTTCCTAATCCTAGCTTTGGCATCTAGCTTTGTTATGCAGTATTTTAATAAAATCAAGCCTTATATGGGCCTGATGAAGAAAATCGGCGGAGCTCTGATTATTCTGATGGGAATTCTGCTGATGTTAGGACAGCTTAATGCCCTGTCTGGACTTTTTGGATAA
- the efeO gene encoding iron uptake system protein EfeO, whose protein sequence is MKKLGIVLFSTAILLTGCAANNSSNKTGSSSQASSSQTAVNQKELDKATADYKTFVQGQIDQLLTDTEKFRDTLKEGKLDEAKKQYPLIRMAYERSEPIAESFGESDVKIDFRLVDYVDENKTEEGWSGFHRIEKIMWEQNTTKGTESYADQLVNDIKELKAKIATVEVTPDMMLTGAVDLLNEVATSKITGEEEVFSHTDLYDFRANIEGAEKIFELFKPLIKDKDEKLVKTLELEFKNVNGLLDKHMTDSENYKLYTELTKEDTKELAEAVTKLGEPLSQMGVILNGE, encoded by the coding sequence ATGAAAAAACTTGGCATCGTCCTATTTTCAACAGCAATTTTACTGACTGGCTGCGCAGCCAACAACTCTTCAAACAAGACTGGCTCAAGTAGCCAAGCATCCAGCAGCCAAACGGCTGTCAATCAGAAAGAATTGGACAAGGCGACGGCAGATTACAAAACGTTTGTCCAAGGACAAATTGATCAGCTCCTGACAGATACGGAGAAGTTTCGTGATACTCTTAAAGAAGGCAAGCTTGATGAGGCTAAAAAGCAATATCCGCTTATCCGGATGGCCTACGAGCGCTCGGAGCCGATTGCTGAGAGCTTTGGTGAATCAGATGTTAAAATTGACTTCCGCTTAGTCGACTATGTGGACGAAAACAAGACCGAAGAAGGCTGGTCTGGTTTCCACCGCATTGAAAAAATCATGTGGGAGCAAAACACAACCAAGGGAACTGAAAGCTATGCCGATCAGCTGGTCAACGATATCAAGGAGCTAAAAGCTAAAATCGCAACAGTTGAAGTGACGCCGGATATGATGCTGACAGGTGCTGTTGACTTGCTCAATGAAGTAGCGACCAGCAAGATTACAGGCGAGGAAGAAGTTTTCTCTCATACAGATCTCTATGATTTCCGTGCGAATATTGAAGGAGCAGAAAAGATTTTTGAGCTCTTCAAGCCATTGATTAAGGATAAGGACGAGAAACTTGTTAAAACCTTGGAACTTGAGTTTAAAAACGTCAACGGTCTTTTAGACAAGCACATGACCGACTCGGAAAACTACAAGCTCTATACAGAATTGACAAAGGAAGACACCAAGGAGTTGGCAGAAGCAGTGACCAAACTGGGTGAGCCTCTTTCACAAATGGGAGTCATTCTAAACGGGGAGTAA
- a CDS encoding NADPH-dependent FMN reductase, whose protein sequence is MLKLIAIVGTNSKRSTNRQLLQYMSKHFADKAEIELVEIKDIPMFNKPADRNVPELVSEIAEKIDAADGVLIGTPEYDHSIPAVLMNALAWLSYGIYPLLNKPVMITGASYGTLGSSRAQLQLRQILNAPEIKATVLPDEFLLSHSLQAFDQSGDLVDLDVVKKLDAIFDDFRIFVKITEKLRNAQELLRKDAEEFNWEKL, encoded by the coding sequence ATGTTAAAACTTATTGCAATTGTTGGAACAAATTCTAAACGTTCTACAAACCGGCAACTTCTTCAATATATGTCTAAGCACTTCGCTGATAAGGCTGAAATCGAGCTTGTTGAGATTAAAGATATCCCAATGTTTAATAAACCTGCTGACAGAAACGTCCCTGAGTTGGTATCAGAAATTGCCGAAAAAATCGATGCTGCGGATGGCGTACTTATCGGTACACCTGAGTACGACCACTCTATTCCAGCTGTGCTCATGAACGCCCTAGCTTGGCTTTCTTACGGAATCTATCCATTGCTGAACAAGCCAGTCATGATCACTGGTGCTTCTTATGGTACACTTGGCTCCTCTCGTGCACAGTTGCAGCTCCGTCAAATTTTGAACGCTCCAGAAATCAAGGCAACTGTCCTTCCAGATGAGTTCTTGCTTTCGCATTCTCTTCAAGCTTTTGACCAAAGCGGAGACTTGGTAGATCTTGACGTTGTCAAAAAGTTGGATGCTATCTTTGATGACTTCCGTATCTTTGTCAAAATCACTGAAAAATTGCGCAATGCACAAGAATTGCTTCGCAAAGATGCTGAAGAATTCAACTGGGAAAAATTGTAA
- a CDS encoding response regulator transcription factor produces the protein MYSIMIVEDEYLVRQGIASLVNYEQFGMQVIAQAENGREAWQKFQKNPADILLTDINMPQMNGLELAKLVRDQVPTCHIVFLTGYDDFDYARTAIKLGADDYLLKPFSKDDVEEMLAKVQTKLDKERKKAQIQNLVDQGQRSELEEAIHARLADSELSLKSLAFQLGFSPSYLSVLIKKELGLPFQDYLIQERMKKARLLLLTTDLKIYEIAEQVGFEDMNYFSQRFKQVVGLTPRQFKKGEEK, from the coding sequence GTGTATTCAATTATGATTGTAGAGGATGAGTATCTGGTAAGACAGGGAATTGCGTCCTTGGTAAACTATGAACAGTTTGGTATGCAAGTCATTGCCCAGGCTGAAAATGGAAGAGAAGCTTGGCAGAAGTTTCAGAAAAATCCTGCTGACATCCTGCTAACCGATATCAATATGCCACAGATGAACGGCCTCGAACTGGCCAAGCTAGTCAGAGATCAGGTTCCTACTTGCCATATCGTTTTTCTGACGGGCTATGATGATTTTGACTATGCTCGGACGGCCATTAAGCTAGGTGCTGATGACTATCTGCTAAAGCCTTTTTCCAAGGATGATGTTGAGGAAATGTTGGCCAAGGTGCAGACCAAGCTTGATAAAGAACGCAAAAAAGCCCAGATTCAAAACTTGGTCGATCAAGGTCAACGTTCTGAGTTGGAAGAGGCTATTCATGCGCGTCTAGCTGATTCAGAATTAAGTCTGAAAAGTTTGGCTTTCCAATTGGGTTTTAGTCCGTCCTACCTAAGTGTTCTTATCAAAAAAGAATTAGGCTTGCCTTTTCAAGATTATCTGATCCAAGAGCGGATGAAAAAAGCAAGGCTCTTACTCCTGACTACAGATTTGAAGATTTATGAAATAGCAGAGCAGGTAGGTTTTGAAGATATGAACTATTTTTCTCAGCGCTTCAAGCAGGTGGTCGGGCTGACACCTCGGCAGTTTAAAAAAGGAGAGGAGAAATGA
- the nox gene encoding H2O-forming NADH oxidase: MSKIVVVGANHAGTACINTMLDNYGSENEVVIFDQNSNISFLACGMALWIGQQISKPDGLFYADKETFEAKGAKVYMNSPVESIDYDAKKVTAIVDGKEHVESYDKLILATGSQPILPPIKGAEMDPNSREFKSTLENLQFVKLYQNAADVIEKLQDKSKHIERVAVVGAGYIGVELAEAFKRLGKEVILIDVVDTCLAGYYDHDLSEMMRQNLEDNGVQLAFGQTVQAIEGENKVERIVTDKASYDVDMVVLAVGFRPNTGLGANKLETFRNGAFLVDKKQETSIKDVYAIGDCATVYDNSINDTNYIALASNALRSGIVAAHNACGHELESNGVQGSNGIEIFGLKMVSTGLTEEKAKRFGYSPAVVEFKDTQKPTFLEKVEHHDVTIKIVYDKDTRVVLGAQMVSREDMSMGIHMFSLAIQEKVTIDKLALLDLFFLPHFNKPYNYITQAALKAK, encoded by the coding sequence ATGAGTAAAATCGTTGTAGTTGGTGCAAACCACGCAGGTACAGCGTGTATTAATACAATGTTGGACAATTATGGTTCAGAAAACGAAGTAGTTATTTTTGACCAAAACTCAAACATTTCATTCTTGGCATGCGGAATGGCTCTTTGGATTGGACAGCAAATCAGCAAGCCAGATGGACTTTTTTATGCAGATAAAGAAACTTTTGAAGCAAAAGGCGCAAAAGTTTATATGAATTCACCAGTTGAGTCAATTGATTATGATGCGAAAAAAGTTACAGCTATTGTAGACGGTAAAGAGCATGTAGAGTCTTATGACAAATTGATTTTAGCAACAGGTTCTCAGCCAATTTTGCCTCCGATTAAAGGTGCTGAAATGGATCCTAACAGTCGGGAATTTAAGTCAACCTTGGAAAATCTGCAGTTTGTTAAATTGTATCAAAATGCTGCAGATGTTATTGAGAAATTGCAAGACAAGAGCAAACATATCGAACGTGTGGCAGTAGTAGGTGCTGGCTACATTGGGGTTGAGTTAGCAGAAGCCTTCAAGCGCCTTGGTAAAGAAGTGATTCTGATTGACGTTGTGGATACTTGCTTGGCGGGTTACTATGACCACGACTTGTCTGAAATGATGCGTCAAAATCTTGAAGACAATGGTGTTCAATTAGCCTTTGGCCAAACTGTTCAAGCTATTGAAGGTGAAAACAAGGTAGAACGCATTGTAACGGATAAAGCTAGCTATGATGTAGATATGGTCGTCTTGGCAGTTGGCTTCCGTCCAAACACTGGTCTTGGTGCTAACAAGTTGGAAACATTCCGCAATGGTGCTTTCTTGGTGGATAAGAAGCAAGAAACTAGCATCAAAGATGTTTATGCAATCGGTGACTGTGCAACTGTCTACGATAACTCTATCAACGATACAAACTACATCGCCTTGGCTTCTAACGCCCTGCGCTCTGGTATCGTAGCAGCTCATAATGCTTGCGGTCATGAATTGGAGTCTAACGGTGTTCAAGGTTCTAACGGTATCGAAATCTTTGGTTTGAAGATGGTTTCAACTGGTCTAACTGAAGAGAAAGCAAAACGCTTTGGTTACAGCCCAGCTGTGGTTGAGTTTAAAGATACTCAAAAACCAACCTTCCTTGAAAAAGTTGAGCATCATGATGTAACAATTAAGATTGTCTATGATAAGGACACGCGTGTAGTTCTTGGAGCTCAGATGGTTTCTAGAGAAGATATGTCTATGGGTATTCACATGTTCTCATTGGCCATTCAGGAAAAGGTTACAATTGATAAATTGGCCTTGCTGGATCTCTTCTTCCTGCCACACTTCAACAAACCATACAACTACATTACTCAAGCAGCTTTGAAAGCAAAATAA